From the Euphorbia lathyris chromosome 6, ddEupLath1.1, whole genome shotgun sequence genome, one window contains:
- the LOC136232055 gene encoding uncharacterized protein: MGIWDYISSTANTVNQYTLIPARDFCYTSFSYGQSATTKIIGAVPKLSNDELQYATTRAKNAAVFAYTEGLKTTPGAAVSKLYNDEDARSSAAQFATTCAKNAAVFACREGLKTVPGGGPIYDIVSRSIGDSQKKDENQKPEFRALEDQGKQIKEMNELVGKMREEINTLKQKQVVNEIEVDDDQDRLQEASKIQAETIRFLMRKSRQSNADNQPMNLIENMMDNGLLSRYNFNTHGMPKKYPESS; this comes from the exons ATGGGTATTTGGGATTATATTTCTTCAACAGCAAATACAGTCAATCAATATACTCTAATTCCTGCCCGGGACTTCTGTTACACCTCCTTCTCTTACGGCCAATCTGCCACTACCAAGATCATCGGCGCCGTTCCAAAGCTTAGCAACGACGAACTCCAGTATGCCACCACCCGTGCTAAAAACGCCGCCGTATTTGCCTACACTGAGGGTCTTAAAACCACCCCTGGTGCTG CCGTTTCTAAGCTGTACAACGACGAAGATGCCCGATCCAGCGCCGCTCAATTTGCCACCACATGTGCTAAAAACGCCGCCGTATTTGCCTGCCGTGAGGGTCTTAAAACTGTCCCTG GCGGAGGGCCAATCTATGATATTGTGTCACGATCTATTGGTGATAGCCAGAAAAAGGATGAGAATCAGAAACCAGAATTTAGGGCATTAGAGGATCAGGGGAAGCAAATTAAGGAAATGAATGAACTAGTAGGGAAAATGAGAGAAGAAATCAACACCCTAAAACAAAAACAAGTGGTTAATGAAATAGAGGTGGATGATGATCAGGATAGATTACAAGAAGCTAGTAAGATTCAAGCAGAAACTATCAGATTTCTTATGAGAAAATCTCGGCAGTCGAATGCAGATAATCAACCGATGAATTTAATCGAAAACATGATGGATAATGGTTTGCTAAGTCGTTATAACTTCAATACCCATGGAATGCCTAAGAAATACCCCGAGTCGAGCTGA